The Syntrophaceae bacterium DNA segment GTCCCCCACGAAGTCCTGCAGGACATGGTCATCATCGACTACACTGTGGAGATGGCCATCCTTGCCATTGTCCCCAGGGAAGAAGAAGAGGAAATTGTCGGTGTCGGCAGATATTACATGGATGATGTGAAACACTCGGCAGAGGTGGCCTTTGCCGTGAAGGATGCCTACCACAACAAAGGCATCGGCTCAGAGCTGCTTTCCTATCTGACGTACCTTGCCAAACGTCAGGGCTTGCTGGGTTTCAACGCCGAAGTCCTTTCGGATAACCAGCCCATGATGCACGTCTTCGAAAAGGGCGGCTTCGATCTGAAAAAGAGTAGTGCCGCCGGGATCTGGGAGTTGAAGATGACATTCCGGTAAGTCCCTACTTTCTCTACGGAAACGGGTGCGTTGAATAAGCCTCTCGGGGAGAAGGACACTCAATGATTCGTATTGGGAAGTGAAGAGTTTGAACATGATCCAAACAGAGTGAGAATGGAACGACTTTGTGTATGCAAATGAAGGATTTCCCTGAGGAGGCATGAATCATGAAAAATTGTAAGGGTGTCATCGCTGTGTTGATGATGTTCGCTTTAATTGTCGGGGTAGCGGGCTGCTCGAAAGAAGGCCCGATGGAGCGCGCCGGCAAGAAAGTCGATAAGGTAGTAGAGGACATCAAGAAATAATGAAACTAGAAATTATTTATACACTTCCACCCTGAAAAAGAGCTTCTTATCAATGCTTCCCCGTCTGTGCGAACCATCAGCCCAAAGGATTGGAGGCACTTGCCAAGGGATAAATCATGTTAAGCCTGTTCTTAAAAATTTCTTCTTTTTTAATGGTAATTTTATTACTTGCCGGTTGTGCTGCACAGAAATCCATAACCTCCTCGAACGTCACAACGTTGAATTCAGAATTGAATTCAGGCCAGCCTGCCCAGAAGATCACCATAGCCGAAAAACCGGCAGTTGTTCCCCTATCCCAACCTGATGAGGTTGAAAAAGAAGTGAAACCTGCAAAAGAAACTGGCTCAGCAACAGAGCAGACACCCGTTTCCATAGCGGAACCTATGCCAGAAATGGTTTCCATTTCACTGAATGTAGAATTTGACACCGGTAGAGCAAACATCAAACCAAAATTTCACAATGACATCAGGAGAATTGCCGATTTTATGAATAAATATTCCTCAACGTCGGCGGTCATAGAAGGACATACAGACAATATTGGCAAAAAAGTGGTCAATGTTGAACTATCCCTGCTTCGTGCCACTACAATAAAAGCATATCTTGTTGACAAGTTTGGTATCGTCAGTTCTCGCATCAAAGTGGTTGGTTATGATTACCAAAAACCCATTGCAAGCAACAAGACGGTGGAAGGAAGACAAAAAAACCGTAGAGGTGAAGCGCATATTGTAGCGGATGGAATCCAGAATAAAGTATACTCTTTTTTTGAAGATTCAGATCTACCAAAAGGAGGTTTTCCTATAGTTAATCAAGAATATATTGATGAGAAAATCAAATCATTCAAGGAATTACAGGGGGATGCATCTTATTCTTCAAAGGCAGTTAAAGGGACGGCACTGGAAATTTATGCAATGTGGGGAGGGATCTTTTCTCACTGTGCCATTCGAATCAAAACAAATCCAGATTCATTTTATCAGCTTGAGTTGCAATCTTTGCCAGATTTAAAAAAAGCCGGCATGACAGATTTTCGAAAAATTGGGGCGGCGATAAGTTTATTCGGTGCGACTGAAAATCAGTTTGATGTTGTAGAATTTACCGACAAGGATGAACGAACAAAATTGGATAATTTTGAACCCCATTATGCAACCATGCCAATATGTATTGGCAAAAAAGCGACTAGGAAAAGATCTCAATGGTATAGAGCTTGCCTGAGTCACTATGCCAGAAGTTACAATCCCGAAAATGCGCGAAAAGCCGGTAATCAAACAAAAGTATTCGACTATAATCCGACGATCCACAATTGCTGTAACTTCGCAGAAGAGGCTTTAGAAGCTTGCGGACTCGCAAATTGTTTCGATTTGGGAAAAAGCACAGGGCTTCATCACAAAACTGGCTCGCTTGAAGAATAACCAGCGATGATGCTATTATGTTGTGTAACTCTCCACAACCTATTCCTCAATATATTCAGGCTCCACAGCATATTGAGGCTAAACGAATCATTTCATCCGTTTTCCCGTCCACTCCAGTCGATCTAACTATCTGTATTTAAAGGATTAATCAAAGACTTTGGTTTTCCTTCGGCTAATGGCCGGTGATTTGCAACTACCTATCAATCATCGACATCATATCACCCTAGGATAAGTTCATATCAAAGGAGGAGGCAATGAAGAGAATCATGATACTGACCATGGTTTTCGTGATGCTGCTTGTTTCTATGGGAGGATGTTGGATGAGGTGGGATAGAGATGGCAGGGGTGGAGGATATGAAGGGCATGGCGGGCAAGACAGACAAGACAGACAAGACAGGCAAGATGAACGGCGTTAGGAAAGAAATTGTGCTCACTACCGGCACAGTATTGTGCTGTTATCGTTGGTAGTGGAAACCATTCAATGAAAGGGAGACAGATCATGAAACGAAAAGTTTATCGGGTTGCTTTTTCAGCTACGCTCGTTGTTGCAATGGTGGCGTTTCTATCCACGATTTTTTTCGTCAATGCAAATTCTTCTTTTGCGGCCTCTGTGAAGAAGAAATCGTCAGCATTGGGTAGAACCTCTGCTGTCGAGTATACGGAGGCGCAGATCAAACAGCTTCAAGGCGCATTAAAGATCACCGCAGCCCAGGAAGAATTGTGGAAGAACCTTACTCAGGTGATGCGGGAAAACGCGAAAGACATGGACGCCCTGACCAAGGACAGGAGAGAACAAACCAGCACCATGAACGCTGTTGAGCGGATGAAATTTCACAAACAAATTACACAAACCCATTTAGATCAACAGAACAAGCTTATCCCTCCTTTTGAGGCGCTCTATGCCAGTATGTCGGATGAACAGAAAGAGAGTACCGACACAATATTCCGGACAGGGAAACATGGAAGAAGCAAGAGGAAATGATCGGTTGTAATAAAAATGAAGATTGATGCCAGACAGGAGATTGGAATCGATCAAGGAAAGGAGTGACTTTATGAAAACATCAGGGACATGGAATATCAGCTCCGTGGCGGGCAAGATGTTGATAGGGCTTGTTCTGGCTGCAATGATCAGCAGTGTAGATGTATTGCCGGCCTTCGGCAGAGATGACCATAAACGTCAGGGAAGACATGACAATAGACGTTACGAAGAGAGAGGACGCGAGCACGACCGTGACTACCGCTATGTGAAAGGAAAGCGTGTTTATTACTACAGGGAACGAGTTTATGCCCCGCCGCCGGTTGTCTATGCACCGCCTCCTCCGCCGGGCATCAGCATATTTTTCCCACCCATCTTTATCCATCCCTAGACTGAATTTGAACAAGGATGGAATGTCAGGTTCCAAATGGCCGGTGCAATGATGCATAAGCTGGAAACGAATATGAACCGCCGGACAAGCGACCAGAGGTGTTGCAGAGGATCATCGATCTCTCTCCTTACCGGGCAGAGGGGAGGATCGCCACTGGAGGGGAGCCTGACTCCTCCTAAAGCCTCCCCTCCAGGCTAGTTCGGGAATATGCCTTCGGTTAAGGACCGCTGCAACGACTCCGTACATCATCAGCAAAGGAGCACAACAAAAAGGAGAGAAGAAAAATGGCAGCAAACGATTGGCTCAAAGGATTGTTGGTAGGTGGCATAATCGGGGCGGTTCTCGGGATTCTCTACGCCCCGAAAAGCGGGAAAGAGACACGGGAAGATATATCGAAATCCGCCGAGGAATTGTGCTATAAGAGCAAGGAGAAGTATGAGTGGGCAATTCAGAAAATAGAGAAACTGGTGGATGAGGGAAAGGATAAATTCGCGACGAAAAAGGGGGGGCTGAAGAAGGTCATTGATGAGGACATGGAAACCATCAAGTGAGAGTACAGACAGAAAACGATCCTGGAGAAAAGAATCAATGCATATTTCTGACTGGCTTGATAAAGAGGAAACAAAAGGCGTTGATGTATCTCAAATCACGTTGCCTGATGACATGTCTTATGACGAAGTCCCAGACGAAACTATTTTTTTCAAGGAAATTAATCCCTGCGGAATTCTCTGTCCAAATAAACATCCATTTTCTACAGTCGAGCGCTTTGGTCGCTGGTATTTTTGCAGAGGTCGAAACAAGGAAGACAGCATTCATCCGTCAGGAATAGAATGGAAATTTTTTACAAGAAATAGAGATCTCGCCGTAAAAACAGCTAAATCACACATCAAAAACACATAATGAAAATCTGGCCAATGATCTTCTCTTCCGGCGGTCGATGTTTGGCTACGGTAGTGATGCTTTTACTGATAGCACTATTTCAGCATCAACCAGCCTTGGCTCTTTCTCCCTCGGACATTTCCAGCCCTATCCCCCCCGCCGCAGCAGTGAAGCTTGTTCAGTTCTGCGCTGATCCCAAAGTTGGGCTCGATAACCAGGCCGTTGCCACCCTCGTAGATTACGTCCTTGAGCCTAAGTCGAAGAAAGAAGCGGATCTCCCAAAACATCAGGAGTCTCCCGGGGCATATTATGAATTCGATACAAAGATCACCTTCCCCCGTTTTCTGAACTACGCCTATAGCCCCCAAATTCCAGCGGCCCTCACAAGACCATCTTCCATGCGGTACTCTTTATGGATTGCCCCCCAGGGGAAATTACATAATATGCCGATTCACTGGAGATCAGCCTCTCCAGCCGGTGAGCCTGTCATCATTCGCGGATTACAACGCGACTCGAACACTCCGGACGTGACCACGGGCGTTTACTATGAATACGATCTGAAAAGAACTCTCATCCTTCTCAACCATAAGGGTAGACAGGTTCTTATTTCCGTTTCCAAACAGATCAATAACTCCGGCGTCGGTAAAAAGGGGATCATCCTGGGGAATGATGACGATTGGAATTACTATTATTCTGGCGAACCCGGCTCATTCAAGGAAGGTATAGGTTGGGCTAAGTCCTACATCTATGACTTTATTTCCGTGGGAGTCTATGTTGAATCAGGCGCTATGGTGAGAACCGGTACTTTTCAATGGATTCGGGCTGGATGGTCTGGGATCAACTTTGTCCAAACGACTCATATAACGAATGGCATGAAACGATTTGCCCGAAATTTTAAGACAATCCTCGAATCGCCTAACTTGCCCACTCCAAACCAGATGATTTCCACTTATCATCGACTTTCCGCATTGCCAAAGCCAGATCTGATTGAAAAGTATAACGCACTGCAGAGGTCACAACAATCCTTGGCCATCCAGACCGGTAAAATCGGCACAACTGAAGCAAATAAACAGCGCTCCTATGCTCAAATCCCCAAAGAGCAAATCGTTGGAGAATTGATGCTGGAATATCTCAAGATGGCCCTTGGCAAGTCATCACTGGTAGAAAAAAAGGTCGTTTTGGGCAGCAAATAAGATTTGTCCTTCCTCAAGAACTCCCTCAATATACTGAAGTTCCGCCGCATATTGAGGCCAAAAGAATCCTTTCATACTTCTAAGCCATTCTCTCATCAATCTAATCCACCGACAATAAAGGAAAAATCAAAGTTTCTGCCGTTCCTCCGGCTATTGGCAGGCTACTTGCTGTTATATCTTCCATGATCCTCGTAATCATACGAATGAAGGTGCTTCCTAATAAGCGTATGGAGTTGTCACAGACATTTCCATCACTGTCCGATTCCATCAGGATGGAGAAGGGATGTCAGCGCTGCGACTTCTGCCAGCATATTACGGATGAAAATGGGCTCTTTCTTCTAGAAGAATGGGACACTCAGGAGAACCTTAAGAACCACCTGAAATCGGATAATTTTCAAGTACTCAGGGGGGCAGAGAACCTCCTCGCGGAACCCTATACGATGACATTCCACAACCTTATTCATCCAGTGGGAATGGAGGACAATTAGTGGACGAATTGCTTCTTAGAAAGTGTCTTCGCTGCGGGGGTGCCATGATCCATGACAGATTTTACGGTCCCTATGAGCAGTTTTGGGGATGGAAATGTTTAATCTGCGGAGAGATTATTGACCCGGTGATACTGGAGAATCGGAAAATGATGAGAGTTGGTCAAAGCGCAAGCGTTCAAAATGCGAGGAGGTAATGAGGTGACATACGGACGCCTTAATTGCAGCAAGTTGAAACTCTTCCGGAGGAGGTGATGTATCCGGAAAGGAGGGTGCTTGGCAGATTCAGGTAAATTCCGTAAAATTTAACATACGTTCAGGCGATAAGTTCTATCAACCGACCATTTCACTACAACCTTACAGAGAGGAGTAACACCATGAAAAAGAGAAACGTCGTTATCCACGTACTCGTGATTCTTATGCTGATGGCCACCTTTGCTACCTATTCGTTGGCGGGGACGAGCGAAAGTGCAGGCAACTACATTGATGATACGGTCATCACGACCAAGGTAAAATCTCTGCTCGCAAGTGATGATTTTCTCAAATCATTTCAGATCAGTGTGGAATCACGCAAAGGCATCGTCCAGTTGAGCGGCTTCGTTGATTCTCAAAAGGCTGTCGATAAGGCGGGCCAAATCGCACGCAGCGTTGAAGGGGTCAATTCCGTCAGAAATGATCTCATCGTGAAATAGGCAAAGGGGAATTCCATGAAAGCCAGCACAGAGGACCAACTAGAAGGCAAGTTTCACAAAATAAAGGGTCAGTTCAAGGAAATCGCCGGGGAACTGAGCGATAATCAAAAGTTGGAAGCTGAAGGAACCGGTGAAAAGATCGCCGGCCAGGTCCAGGAAAAGATCGGTCAGGTTAAGAAGGTTTGGGGGAAGTAAGGAGCGCCTCTCCGCCAACGGTTTCGACCTGAGGAAACCTATCGCGAGCAACAAGACCGAGAAAGGCCGGCAGCAGACCCGTCGGGTGGAAGCCGTGGTTGAGTACATCGTCCAGAAGTGGATTTCCCCTGAAGCCGCCCTGCCGGCGGGGCGGCTTCTGCAAACTCGAAAAAAAGGAAACATATCATGAGAGTAATATCTTCAATGTTTCTAATGTTGGTGACGGTGGCTATGCTGGCACTCAGTGTGCCTGCGTTCGCATCCGAGATGGATAACCGAATCGAATCAACCGCCAGAAGGTCGTATGTGTTCAGGACCTACCTTCAGGCTGATGATATCAAAGTCAAGTCCATGGATGGTATTGTTGCCTTAACGGGAACTGTCTCTGAAGAATCCCACAAATCATTGGCCCAGGAGACCATTGCGGGGCTGCCCGGCGTCAAAAGCGTGGACAACAGGCTGGAGGTCAAGGGTGCCGCCCCCACCGCAAACTCGGATGCGTGGATCCGGGATAAAGTGAAGGCCACGCTCTTGTTTCATCGCAGTGTGATCGGCTCTAAAACGGAAATTAACGTGAAAGATGGAATTGTTACCTTGGGGGGTGAAGCGACCAGCCAGGCGCAAAAGGATCTGACAACCGAATACGTCAAGGATGTCGAAGGGGTGAAAGACGTAAGTAATGAGATGACCGTGATAAGGACTTCTACAAAGACGCGAACTGTCGGCGAAAAGATTGATGACGCTTCAATTACAGCCCAGGTCAAGATGACGTTGTTATATCACCGCTCGACAAGTGCACTGCATACCTCGGTCACCACGAAGAGGGGTGTGGTTACATTGAGTGGCAAAGCCAGCAACGCAGCAGAATTGAACTTGGCCACCAGATTCGCCAACGATGTGAACGGCGTGAAGGCTGTAAAAAACCAGATGACCATCGAGTAGACCGATTCCAAGACCAGAGGGACAGTATGATC contains these protein-coding regions:
- a CDS encoding BON domain-containing protein, whose protein sequence is MKKRNVVIHVLVILMLMATFATYSLAGTSESAGNYIDDTVITTKVKSLLASDDFLKSFQISVESRKGIVQLSGFVDSQKAVDKAGQIARSVEGVNSVRNDLIVK
- a CDS encoding YtxH domain-containing protein encodes the protein MAANDWLKGLLVGGIIGAVLGILYAPKSGKETREDISKSAEELCYKSKEKYEWAIQKIEKLVDEGKDKFATKKGGLKKVIDEDMETIK
- a CDS encoding antibiotic biosynthesis monooxygenase: MILVIIRMKVLPNKRMELSQTFPSLSDSIRMEKGCQRCDFCQHITDENGLFLLEEWDTQENLKNHLKSDNFQVLRGAENLLAEPYTMTFHNLIHPVGMEDN
- a CDS encoding BON domain-containing protein gives rise to the protein MRVISSMFLMLVTVAMLALSVPAFASEMDNRIESTARRSYVFRTYLQADDIKVKSMDGIVALTGTVSEESHKSLAQETIAGLPGVKSVDNRLEVKGAAPTANSDAWIRDKVKATLLFHRSVIGSKTEINVKDGIVTLGGEATSQAQKDLTTEYVKDVEGVKDVSNEMTVIRTSTKTRTVGEKIDDASITAQVKMTLLYHRSTSALHTSVTTKRGVVTLSGKASNAAELNLATRFANDVNGVKAVKNQMTIE
- a CDS encoding Spy/CpxP family protein refolding chaperone, whose translation is MKRKVYRVAFSATLVVAMVAFLSTIFFVNANSSFAASVKKKSSALGRTSAVEYTEAQIKQLQGALKITAAQEELWKNLTQVMRENAKDMDALTKDRREQTSTMNAVERMKFHKQITQTHLDQQNKLIPPFEALYASMSDEQKESTDTIFRTGKHGRSKRK
- a CDS encoding OmpA family protein produces the protein MLSLFLKISSFLMVILLLAGCAAQKSITSSNVTTLNSELNSGQPAQKITIAEKPAVVPLSQPDEVEKEVKPAKETGSATEQTPVSIAEPMPEMVSISLNVEFDTGRANIKPKFHNDIRRIADFMNKYSSTSAVIEGHTDNIGKKVVNVELSLLRATTIKAYLVDKFGIVSSRIKVVGYDYQKPIASNKTVEGRQKNRRGEAHIVADGIQNKVYSFFEDSDLPKGGFPIVNQEYIDEKIKSFKELQGDASYSSKAVKGTALEIYAMWGGIFSHCAIRIKTNPDSFYQLELQSLPDLKKAGMTDFRKIGAAISLFGATENQFDVVEFTDKDERTKLDNFEPHYATMPICIGKKATRKRSQWYRACLSHYARSYNPENARKAGNQTKVFDYNPTIHNCCNFAEEALEACGLANCFDLGKSTGLHHKTGSLEE
- a CDS encoding CsbD family protein, translated to MKASTEDQLEGKFHKIKGQFKEIAGELSDNQKLEAEGTGEKIAGQVQEKIGQVKKVWGK